The nucleotide sequence CTGTCAGCGGGAAAGGGACCGGAATCGGGATGTTTGACTGCCTGTCGATTCTGGGAAAAGAGAGTTGTCTCAGGCGGATTGACCGGGCGATAGGTCTTACGCAGAACGTTTGAGGCGAACTGAAAACAAAACAGGCATAGCCTGTCACTGAAGAATTCCATTAAGGAGTAAGGGATGTCAACTCCCGAAGAAACGAAGTCAACCGATTTCATTCGAACGATCATTCAGGAAGATAACCGCACAGGCAAACACGATGGTCGTGTGATGACCCGTTTTCCCCCTGAGCCTAACGGCTATCTGCATATTGGTCATGCCAAGTCGATCTGTCTGAACTTTGGGATCGCCAATGAGAATCCGGGGGGGCTCTGCAATCTGCGATTCGACGATACGAACCCCGAGAAAGAAGACGTCGAATACGTCGACTCTATCAAAGAGGACGTGCGCTGGCTCGGCTTCGACTGGGAAGATCGGGAATATTTTGCCTCCGATTATTTTGATCAGTTATATGAGCACGCCGTGACGTTGATCAAAAAAGGGAAAGCATACGCCTGTGATCTGCCTGCAGACAAAATGCGCGAGTACCGGGGGACCGCGACCGAACCTGGTAAACCGAGTCCGGGACGATCGCGTTCTGTCGAAGAAAACCTGGATCTGTTCGAACGCATGAAGCATGGCGAGTTTAAAGAAGGAGAATACGTGCTGAGGGCGAAGATTGATCTGGCCTCTCCGAATTTCCACATGCGAGATCCTGTTATCTATCGTGTCCGCCATGTGCATCATCACCGGACCGGGGATAAATGGTGTATTTATCCCATGTATGATTACACGCATTGTATTTCCGATTCGATTGAAAAGGTGACTCACTCGATCTGTACGCTGGAGTTTGAAGATCATCGACCGCTTTACGACTGGATTCTGGAAGAACTGGAAATCTTTCATCCGCAGCAGATCGAATTTGCGCGGCTCAACATGACTTACACCGTGATGAGCAAACGCAAACTGCTGGAACTCGTGAAAGGCGATTATGTTTCCGGCTGGGATGATCCCCGTATGCCCACGATTTGCGGCATGCGCAGACGGGGCGTCACTCCCGAGTCACTGCGGGCATTCTGTAAAACCATCGGTGTCACCAAGTTTAACTCGATGACCGATAAAGTGGTGCTGGAGAACTGCATTCGCGATCATCTGAATCAGAGTGCCCCTCGTGTTATGGGCGTTTTGAATCCCCTGCGGGTGGTGATCGACAA is from Gimesia maris and encodes:
- a CDS encoding glutamine--tRNA ligase/YqeY domain fusion protein; this encodes MSTPEETKSTDFIRTIIQEDNRTGKHDGRVMTRFPPEPNGYLHIGHAKSICLNFGIANENPGGLCNLRFDDTNPEKEDVEYVDSIKEDVRWLGFDWEDREYFASDYFDQLYEHAVTLIKKGKAYACDLPADKMREYRGTATEPGKPSPGRSRSVEENLDLFERMKHGEFKEGEYVLRAKIDLASPNFHMRDPVIYRVRHVHHHRTGDKWCIYPMYDYTHCISDSIEKVTHSICTLEFEDHRPLYDWILEELEIFHPQQIEFARLNMTYTVMSKRKLLELVKGDYVSGWDDPRMPTICGMRRRGVTPESLRAFCKTIGVTKFNSMTDKVVLENCIRDHLNQSAPRVMGVLNPLRVVIDNYPEDSSEELDAVNNPNDESAGTRKVPFSKVIYIEKDDFMEDPPKKFFRLSPGKEVRLRYAYFVTCVDVVKDENGEVVELHCTYDPETKGGDAPDGRKVKATLHWVSEAHALDAEVRLYDHLFSIPDPDDVPEDVDYKTNLNPHSLQVLSGCKLEPSLKEAEPGSRFQFERLGYFCVDTRDSTPGKPVFNRTVTLRDTWARLEKKK